The Candidatus Nanosynbacter featherlites region TGGCCGAGCGGAAACCTTGATTCATTTGATTGAACATGAGCGCGGCGACATCGTGGAGTTTTCGGAAACCGAGCATGAGTTTAAGCGAATGAAGGGCGTGCTGGCGCGGTTTACCGATCCAAATGATCCAGAAAGAATCTTTTATACAGCCAAGCTGATCCAGCAGGGGCAGACGCTCAAAAGTGCGCTGGCGTGGGAGTTTTCTGACGGCAAGTTTGGTGCATTTAAGGCGGAAGTCGGTTTTAAGGTGCCGGATGATAACCAAGCGCTGATCATCGGTCAGGATATTTTTGCCTTTAATCCAGGCAAGTTTGAGCGGATGTTTGGCTATGAGTACAAGAAGCAGGTGATTGCCGATAAGAAAGTGGCGGAAATTGAAAAGCAATATAAGCTAAGTTTTCCTGAAGGGCTGGACCTGAATGCGCTGGTCAAGGAACGCAAAAAGACCATCAATAAGTTGCAAAAATTGGAGATCGGCGAGGTCAAACAAGAGCAGGTGCTGGACTATGCCGACGAGATGCAATTGGAGCTAATGAGCGATGATAACGGCGCGATTATCATCATGGATGGCAATGATCTGGATATGTTTGTGAACTTGATCAACGAGGACTACATTGAGAGCAAAATTACCGGCAAGCGCTACGAAATTAAATCGAAAAAACTGTTGGGCGAGCCAGAAGGCGAACCGCCACGAGGTTAACTATGGATCAAGAATTGGCGCTGGCGATTTTGATGAGCGGTCGGTCGGCGCTGCTGACGGGTGCGGCGGGTACCGGCAAAACGCACCTGCTGAATACTTTTATTGCGCAGGCGCGTGACCAGGGTAAAAAGGTGTCGGTAACAGCGACGACGGGCTTGGCGGCGACGCACCTAGGCGGTAATACCATTCACAGTTGGAGTGGTATTGGTGTCAGTGATCACTTGGCGAACAACTTTTTTGATCGGCTGTCAAAAACGCGACGTGAGGTGATTATGAAGACTGATGTGCTGGTGATTGACGAGATTTCCATGCTGCATGATTTTCGGCTGGACATGGTCGATCGGGTGTTGCGTGGTGTCCGGGAGAATGACCAGCCATTTGGCGGTATTCAGCTAGTGATGAGTGGTGACTTTTTCCAATTACCGCCAATCAATCGTCCGGGTGAGCAGGGCGGTGGTTTTGTGGTGTATTCGGAAGCGTGGCAGGAGTTACAGCCGGCGGTGCTATATCTGCAGCGGCAATATCGGCAAAATGACGAGCAACTCCTCGAGATTTTGACGGCACTGAGGAATGACGATATCAGGCGGCATCATGCTGAGATGTTGCTGGCGCGAACGGAGGTCGAATTGCCTGATGGTGATATCACCGAACTACACACCGTCAATGTTGATGTCGACGCCATTAACAGCCAGAAGCTGGCGGAACTGGCGGGTGGGGAACGAACGTACCAGCAGACGACGACCGGTTCAAAAGTATATGTCGAGAACTTGCAGCGGTCGGTACTGGCGCCGAGCGAACTCGTGTTGAAACTGGGTGCGTTGGTGATGGCGGTGAAAAATTCGCCGCAGAAATTGTACGCCAATGGTAGTATCGGCACGGTGGTGGATTTTGAGCCGCTGACCGATTATCCGATTGTGGAGTTTCGTAACGGCCGGCAGGTGACGATGCTGCCAGATGTCTGGGAGCTGCGTGACGGCGAACGCAAGCGGGCGAGTATCTCGCAGGTGCCGCTGCGGCTGGCGTGGGCCATCACGGTGCATAAAAGCCAGGGTATGACCTTGGATGCGGCTCGGATTGACCTGAGAAAGGCGTTTGTTGAGGGCATGGGCTACGTGGCCTTGAGCCGGGTGCGGGATTTGGAAAATCTATATCTTTACGGCATTAACCGCAAAGCGCTGGAAGTCTCGCCCGATGCGCTGGCAATTGACGAGGTGCTGCAGCGGACAAGTAGTGAAGCGGCCAACCACTATCGTCCGATGTTGGAGGAAATGAAGCGAAAGCAGTCAGTTCCGAAAAAATCCGGTAAGAAATCTCAGTCCGGCAGCTGGCAGCAAAAAATTGCCAAAATGCGCGAAACCTATCCCAAGGCCTATATGCCGTGGGAAAAAGCTGACGACGATATCCTCAAACAGGAGTTCTTGCAAGGCGCAACCATCCAGCAGCTTAGTCAGAAGCTTGGTCGTCACGAAGGCTCAATTCGCATGCGACTGCAGAAGCATTTTGGGGAGGATACCGTAGCGTAAGCAGAATATACGGTATAATGATAGATATGACGGAGACAAAACGATCGAATCCAAGCTTTCCAAAACGATTTTTATGGGGTGCGGCTATTTCGGCGCATCAAACAGAGGGAGGCTTGAACAATCAGTGGACCGCCTGGGAACTGGAAAATGCCAAAAAGCTAGCCACGCAGGCGCCGTACAGCTTTGGACGAACTGCCATGTGGTCACATGTGGAAAAAGAGGCTACGAATCCTGACAATTATGTTTCAGGCACCGCTGTTGAGCACTATTCGCGCTACGAGGAAGATTTCCAGCTATTAGAGCAGATGGGGCTTAACTCGTTTCGGTTTGGAATTGAATGGGCTCGTGTGGAGCCGGAAGAGGGCGCTTGGGATGCGTCGGTCATTGATCATTACCGCACTTATTTGAAGCGACTGAAAGAATTGGAAATCACCCCTGTGGTGACACTGTTTCATTTTACTTTGCCAGTTTGGTTTGCTGAGAAGGGTGGCTTTGAGAAGCGAAGCAATGTGGCTTATTTTGTGCGATTTGTGGAAAAAATTCTGGATGAATTGGGCCGTGATTTGGAGTGGATTATTAGTATCAATGAGCCGCTGGTGTATGTCGGAGAAAGCTATTTTCAGGGAACATGGCCACCAAACCAAACCAAAAAACTGCTTGGATTTAAGGTGTTACTGAATCTGATACGGGCGCACAAGAAGGTTTATCAGCTGGCGTGCAAAAATCGCCGCCACAAGGTGTCGATGGCGCATAATCTATCGTACATTTATGCTGGAGATGATGCGTGGGTATCGCGGTTGAGCGCTCGAGTGGCTGACTATCTAGTCAATCAGTGGATCGTTCGGCGAGTACGCAAACACAGTAACTTTTTGGCGATCAATTATTACTTTGCGCAGCGGTTTTTTGGGTATCGTGTACATAATTCTGAGAAAAACCCAGAAAGCGACTTGGGCTGGGACATGCAGCCAGACAAATTGTATGAGCTGTTGGTTGAGACGTACAAAAAGCACCAATTACCAATTTTTATCACAGAGAATGGACTAGCTGATACAGCGGATAAGCACCGCAAGTGGTGGCTGATGGAAACGATTCGGGCTATGGATAGGGCGCTCAAAGAAGACGTCAAGATTATCGGTTATTTGCACTGGAGCTTACTGGATAATTTTGAATGGGATAAGGGATACTGGCCGAAATTTGGGCTAGCAAAGGTTGATAGAAAGACCATGGAGCGCACTCTGCGGGCAAGTGGTAAATGGTATGGTATGGTTGTGAAGCGATTGCGATCATAGTGTCCAGCTAGCCACATAGTACACTAGACTTTTCCACAATTTTGTGGAAAAGTTTTCATTTGGGGATAAAATGGGTAGAAAGTACTAAAAAGGACTTGCAAGTGGGTAGTTGTGGGTAGTATTATGAAGTCAGTGGTAACGGCAACAGCCGTTGAACAATAACAAACAACCACTAACATTAAAAAATCAATCTAATTCCGTCAGGGAAGGAGCCTCAGTGCAAGTAGATTACTTTGAGCGAAAGCTGGACGACAAGCGTCGTTTGACGATGCCGGCTGAACTCAGAGAGGAATTTGCGTCTGGTGTGGTTCTGACCAGAGGGTTTGGTAAATATCTCCACCTCTATCCACGGCGTGTCTGGGATAAGGAGGTTGAAAGCGCCTTGCAGGGTAGTATCCTGGATGAGCGAATTGCTGACCTGAACGTCAAGTTCCGACGGGGTAAAACGGCATCCACGCTTGACCAAAAACAGGGTCGAGTGACAGTAGAGCAGCATTTGCTGGACTATGCTGGCATTGATCGGGAAATTGTGGCGGTTCGCGCCGGGGCATATTTCCGGGTGATGGCAGCGGATGTGGCTGATGTGGATTGATGAAATTGTAAGCACATTAACAATTAGGAAACCTCTCGAGATCAACTACCTGGGTATTTGAGAAGAGCACTCGTGGCTATTTGCTCCACAATAAAAACGGCAATGCACCTTCCTTAAAACACCTCCCAAAAAACTCCACCTCACACATAAGTCTCTTTTGGAAAACACGCTTTTCCTCTCTTAAAGACATAAAAAACAAACACAAAACAAACACAAAAGCTCAAATTAAATATCCAGATAGGTGATCTCGAGCATTATTCCGTTATAATGGAGTAATGATGAGTATTAAAGAACATCCACCACAGCCGGATTTGTCGAACGACGCTCCGGTTCATGTTCCCGTACTCTTAGAGGAGACCGTGCGTGCGCTCGCCCCTCGTCGGGGTGAAGCGTACCTTGATTTGACTGCCGGTTATGGTGGTCATGCGCGGGAGATTCTTAAGAGGACAGATAACTATTTGAACGCTGTATTGGTTGATCGTGATAGTAACGCGATTCGAACATTAGGCGATTTGACAGAAAAAGGTGTCAGATTGATGCATCAAGATTTTGCGTCAGCGGCACGTGATTTGGTCAAGCTTGGGCGAAAATTTGACGTAATTTTGGCTGATTTGGGGGTGTCGTCACCGCAGCTTGACAGAGCAGAGAGGGGTTTTTCATTTCGTTTTGATGGTCCGTTGGACATGAGAATGGACGATACGACGGAGATGACAGTAGCTGATATCATCAATCATGCTTCAGTGGATGAGTTGGTTCGGCTGATAACCCTGTACGGCGAGGAGACTCGTTCGCGCGCTATGCATATTGCGAAAGCGATCGTAGCGCATCGTCCAATGACGCGAACGTCTGAGCTGGCTGAGCTGATTGAGCGGACTGTTGGTCGCGGTGGACTAAAAAGACATCCAGCGACTCGTACCTTTCAAGCCCTCAGAATTGAAGTTAACCAAGAACTTCAGCAAGTAGAGCAGGTATTACCATTATTACCTCAGCTACTCAATCCAGGCGGCCGTGTCGGTATCATTAGCTTTCACAGTCTGGAAGATCGATTGGTTAAACGGTTTTTTAAGGAGCAATCAGAAGCAGGGTATGAAGCCGAGCTGATGATTCCTGATAAAAAATTGATTCTAGGGACTACAGATGTTCACAATCCGCGCAGTCGGAGCGCTAAGCTTCGCTGGGCCGTAAAAACATAACACAAAAAGGAGGCAATTATGCCAGTACACATCAAAGTTCAGTTCCAAGATGCAGACCACTCCGAGAGCGTTGCTGTTCGCCGCGGCTAATTAGTCGTTAGTAGAATAGCTGACGCACTATCCGGACAGTGTATCAGTTGATGATCTGGTCCGTCCTTAGGCTTTGAGACGGGCCAGGTTGTCTTGGAATGTCACAATTTTAGAAATTATATAACAAACATAACATAGAAAACAGAATGTACGCACGATCCACTACTTTCACACCTCGACGGCAGCAACAGATGCGCCGCAATCAAAATGCAACTCGTTTTCGGTCTAATGTCAAACTTGGCCCAGTGGCCCATACAGTGCTGGTTGCGCTGATGGTTGCTGTGCTTGGCTTGATTTACTTGACGCAGGCGACTAAAACGTCCGCGTACAGTAAAGAGTCTCAAGGCTTGGACAAACAGATTAGTGAACTCCATGCTAAAAAGTCTGAACTTGAAGTACAAAATGCTCGATTGACCGCTCTTGATAAAGTGAAAAATAGTAACGTGGCATCAGCCATGAGCAAGCCGTCACAAACTGATTACGCTAATTAGATAAAAGTGGTATAATTTAAGAAGCACTATGAAGGGGCGACTTGCGCAATCAAGAACGAGTCTACTCGCCATTATTCTGCTGGGGATAATGGCAGTTTTTGTGTTGAGATTATTTCAATTACAGGTGCTGCAGCACGGCAAATACGTTGAACTGGCAGCGCGTAATCAGCAGCGCACGTTGGTGATTCCGGCCACGCGGGGCGAAATTTACATGATGGACGGCAAGACGCCGGCTCCAGTGGTGCTGAATCGTATGATATTTAATGTGGTGGCTGATCCGCAAACCGTTTCTGACAGTCAGCGTCATGAGATCATCCAAGCGCTGCGTCAGACAGCTGGCGATAAGCTCATGGAGAATGCTGAGGGGCGACTTGCTAACAAAAAGTCGCGCTATGAGGTGTTGGCGCGCGGTTTGACGCTAGACCAGGCTGAACAGATGAAAAAGAAGGATTTTTCAGGCGTATTGTACCAGCTCAACTCGGTTCGGAATTATCCAGAAGGAGCCTTGGGCGCACAGGTATTGGGCTTTGTGAATGCGAATGGCGAGGGCCAGTACGGCGTGGAGGGGGCGCTGGATAAACGGCTGAAGGGTAGTGATGGACTGCTGCGAGCAGTGACTGATGTGCGGAATGTGCCGCTGATGATAGGTAAGAATGATGTGAATATTGAAGCGAAGGCGGGCGAAGACTTGGTGCTATCAATTGACCGCAATGTCCAGAGTTATGCCGAAGAAGCTCTCAAGCGTGGTCTGCAAAAAGCTGGCGGTACAGAGGGTAGCGTTGTGGTGATGAATCCTAACAATGGCCGAGTGTTAGCCATGGCGAATTATCCAACGTTCAATCCTGCCGAGTACAACAAGGTTCAAAATGCAGCTGCGTTCATTAACGCCGCAACCATGACACCACAAGAACCGGGGTCAATCATGAAATCATTTACCATGGCGATGGGAATTGATAAGGGTGCGATTACGCCAAATACCACCTACCAGAACACTGATTGTACCCAAGTTGGCGACCGTAAGATTTGTAATGCAGTGCGCGGCTTGACTGGTACAACCACCATGCAGCAAGCACTAAACAACTCGCACAACGTTGGAACAGTGACGGTTGGGCGAAAATTAGGTGACGGTTCGTATATCAATAACGCCGCGCGGCAAACGATTTACCAATACTTTCATGATAAATATGGGTTTGGTGAGAAGACGGGGATTGAGCTGTCAGAAGCACAGGGTTTGATTACCAGCCCGACTGAACAAGAAGGAAATGAAGTTCGTTACGCAAACATGACCTTTGGGCAGGGAATGAACCTAACGCCAATCCAAGTCGCCTCGGCGTTTTGCTCAATCATCAATGGAGGAGTCTACTACCGTCCAACGGTCATCGCTGGAGTGAAAAAAGGCGATGCTGTCGAGTGGTCAAAGCCGCAGCCCCTGCGTCACACAGTGAGTGCGGAAACATCTACCCAGATGCGCACAATGTTGGATACAACGCGCCATTCATTTTGGGTAGGCAAGGGCGACAAGCCAGGCTATCTTGTCGGCGGTAAGACAGGTACGGTGGAGCTTTTGGTGAATGGTGCATACAGCATGAAAGAAACGGCTGGTACCTACGTTGGTTTTGGTGGTACAGATAAGCCAGAATATGTCATAATGATAAGGGTATCGGCGCCAAACAAGCACGCTGCGCTGGAAGGTAGTGTGCATGCGTCGCCAATTTTTACTGATATTTCGAACTGGATGATTGAGTATTTGAAATTATCACCGAGGAGATCCTAAATGAAAAGCTATATACAAACGGTAACAAACGAAATGACCTATATCTTTGTGTTGAGTCTGGCGGCGTTCTTACTGGCAATGTTTTTGACGCCAATTTACACATTCTTTGCTTATAGATATCAATTCTGGAAACGACAACGTACCTCTGCGGTGACCGGGGAAAAGCTTCAGGTGTTTGATAAGCTTCACGAGGAAAAACTACGTCGTCATATCCCAACGATGGCGGGTATTATTGGTGTAGTTTCCATCATCTTGATCACCGTGCTTTTCAACCTGGACCGCAGGCAAACCTGGTTGCCGCTGGCGGCTTTTGTTGGTGGCGCAGCTGTGGGGCTGATAGATGATTATTTGAATATCTTTGGCAGTAACAAAAAAGACGCTGGCATGCGGGCGCCTGTCAAATTTGCACTGATTACACTAATTGGTTTAGTACTGGGATGGTTCTTTTTTGCCAAACTGGGCGTTAGTAGCTTTCATGTACCGTTTTATGGTGATTTATCAGTCGGCTGGCTGATTATACCACTGTTTGCGTTTGCCGTTGTCGCTACGGGTAATGCCGTTAATATTTCGGATGGACTGGACGGCCTGGCGGGTGGACTGCTGGCTATCAGCTTTGTGATGTTTGGAGTGATTGCGCTACTGCAGGGGAACTTCTTATTGGCTGGCTTCTGTTTTACGGTGGTCGGTGCATTGCTGAGCTATTTGTGGTTCAATATTTACCCAGCGAGGTTTTTCATGGGCGATGTCGGGGCGTTCGCATATGGAGCAAGTTTAGGCGTGGTGGCTATGTTGACGAATTCATTACTATTACTCCCAATCATCGGTTTGTTATTTGTGGTCGAAGCAGGTTCTAGCGCGTTACAAATTGCTAGCAAGCGACTGTTTGGTCGAAAAATCTTCAAATCTGCACCAATTCATCATCACTTGGAAGCCAGCGGCTGGCCAGAGACAAAGATTACCATGCGCTTTTGGGTCATTGGATGTGTGATGGCGTTCATCGGTTTCCTCGTGGCTTTAGCGGGAGGGCATATTGCGTAATACCATTTCCAATGTGCCAGCCGGAACGATTCGTAAGCATCGGCCGGTCTATCAGGTGGCGTTATATGTCAGCCTGTTGTTGCTATTGGGTTTGGTGGTGATGTATGCGTTGGGGCCGCAACGAGCCAATGTCATGAATTTTGCATATGGCACGAACTATGGTGATATGTTCTTCTTTAATAAGCAGCTTATTTCCGTGGTGATTTCCTTTGCGGCGTTTGCTGCTTGTGCCATTATTCCATATAAAATTTTCACTGAAAAATATGCAAATTGGTTGTTTGTTGGTGGCTTATTCTTCTGTTTCTTGCTGGTAGCGCTGGGCATGTTGGGTGTTTCGTTTGCGCAGGAAACCAATGGTGCATACCGCTGGTTCTATCTTGGCGGACTGGGAAGTTTTCAGCCGGCTGAATTATTAAAATTTGGTATTTTGGTGTTTATCGCTGGATTTTTGGGCAAACGTATGCGGCAGGGTAAGATCAATGACGTGGAAGAGACGCTCATCCCGCTTGGTATTACCGCAGCGATAGCTATGTTTATTGTGGTGGTGCTACAAAAAGACTTGGGAACTGGTTTGGCACTGGTTGCCATCGTCCTGTCCATGCTGGTGGTTTCAGGCATGCGGTCAGATATTCTCTGGAAAATATTGGGTGTTTTACTGGCAGCAGGTGTCATGTTGATCCTCATCGCGCCGCACCGTCTGGAGCGCGTCATGACGTTCTTCCAGGGTGATCACTCGAGTGCATCATCCATGGACAGCAGCAGTAACACCTATCACGTGCAGCAGGCGCGTATCGCCATCGGCTCGGGTGGCATCTTAGGCCTGGGTATTGGCAAGAGTGTGCAGGTGTCAGGCTATTTGCCCGAAGCCATCAACGACTCGATTTTTGCCATCATGGGTGAGACATTTGGTTTTGTCGGGCTACTGATCATTTTGGGGCTATTTACCGCATTGCTACTGGGCATCTTGCATATTTCCGCGCGCCTGCCTGATCCTGGGCTTCGCTTGGTGGCGGCTGGTGTGTTTGGCTGGGTTGCTTCTCATGTGATATTGAATGTGGCAGCCATGACAGGGGTGGCGCCACTGACCGGTATTCCATTGCCGCTGCTGAGTTATGGTGGCACCAGTATGTTATTCATCGCTGCGGCCCTTGGATTAGTTTTTCAGCTGTCTTGCTATACATCACACAAGCCATTAACAGAAGGGAAGGATAGCCATGCGGATCTTAGCGGTCGGCGGCGGTTCGGGCGGACACGTTACGCCCGTGGTCGCCGTGTTTAAGGAATTGAAGAACAGGGGCGAGCACGATTTACGATTTTGGTGCGACCGCAAGTTTGGGCCAACGGCAAAGAAGGTGGTTGCAGAATCTGGCTATGATATTCCAGTTTCATTCATCACCGCCGGTAAATTGCGTCGCTATCACGGTGAGAGCAAACTGCAGCATTTAGCGCCCTCAATCCTATTTCCTAACCTGTGCGACTTGTGCAAGGTTATCATCGGCTTTGTGCAGAGCTTTTGTAAGCTGCTGGTGTGGCGCCCTGATGTCATCTTCATAAAAGGCGGCTACGTTTGTCTGCCGGTCGGTTACGCCGCACGACTACTGAGAATTCCATTGGTGCTGCATGACTCTGACGCTCATCCAGGGTTGACCAACAGGCTGCTGTCGCCATTTGCTAAGCGCATTGGTACGGGTGCACCGCTCAAGTATTATCGCTACTCTCCTGAGATAGCAACATATGTTGGGGTGCCGATTTCAGATAAGTTCCGACCATACACTGAAGCAGAAAAGCGGGAAATTAAGACACAGTTGGGCTTTGATCCATCACGACCCCTGGTTGTTATCACTGGTGGTGGCTTGGGTGCCGTGCGCATCAATAATGCAGTGGTGAAGAATCGTGATAGACTTCTGGAGGCTGCCTCGGTGTTTCTGATATCAGGTCAGCATCAATACAACGAGCTGAATAAAGCATTGGACCGTCGTGATGGTTGGCGGCTGGAGTCATTTTTGCACGGACCGCAAATGGCGCAAGCATTAGCGGCTGCGGACGTAGTCGTAGCTCGAGCTGGGGCAACAACACTGTTAGAGTTGGCGGCGCTGGGTATGCCAACAGTTATCATCCCAAATGGCAGGCTGACAGCCGGCCACCAGCTGAAAAATGCTAAGGTTTACCAAGACGCTCTGGCTGCCGTGATTGTGAACGAAGATCAACTAGACAAGAACCCTGATTTACTGGGCGACACACTAATTAAACTACTCAAATCTCCAAAGATTCGCCATGATTTGGGTAATAATTTTCTCAAATTTGCCAAGCCGAATGCTGCTGGCGACATGGCTGAGATGATCCTGGAAGCTGCTCATAAACAGGGGAGGCGACAGTAGATGTCACTGCTTGGCAGGAAAAAAACAAAACAGCGGTCATCGGCCAACAATGGCCCGCGTCGAATGCGTGATGATATCATTAAAGAATCATCCGCCTTCCAGCTCAATCGTACCATTAGTAGCTTTCGAAAGCAGCAAGACGAGGTTTCTGAGCGGTCCATCCATCATAAACGTCAGGATCTGCAGAAAGCCTTTTTGCAACGAATAGGCATGAGTTTGGCTGCTTTGGTGGTGCTGATATTACTGTCCTTCCAGCTGTCTCTAGTAATTTCTATACAAACGCCTGACACAGCCAGTGGGCAGCAAGCTGCGACCTACAAGAAGATCTTAATTGACTATTATGCTTCGCGCCCTGCCGAGCGATTCAAGCCATTTCTTAACCAAGATGCATTACATCAGTATTTCCTCTCTCACGTGCCAGAAGTAAAAACTGTACGCATAGAAACGTTTGGCGCCGGTATGGCAACTGCCAAGCTGACGTTTCGCCAGCCGCTTGCGCAGTGGTCTTCCGGTGAAAAGATGTACTTTGTTGATGAATCAGGCGTTACCTTTGAGCGTAATTATTTCGCACCACCAAAGTTGACTGTCAAAGACCAAAGTGGTGCGCCACTGTCTGGCGGGCAAGAGGTGGTTAACCAACGATTTTTGAGCTTTTTGGGACAAGCTGTTTCCCAATTTGCCAAAAATAACCTGTCTGTTTCGGAGATTGTGCTGCCGCAAGATACTGTTCGCCAAGTACTGTTTTTGATTGAAGGTAAAGGCTATGCAGTTAAGATGACTGTCGACAGGGCAGCAGTGGCGCAGGTTGATCAGGCGGTTAAAGCTATGCGCTTTATCGATGAGAGGCGACTACGACCAGAATATCTTGATGTACGTGTAGATCAACGAGTGTTCTATAAGTAGGGGATATAGGTTAGTGAAGTGGGGTATCACCCAGCCTGATGCTTTGTTCTCTTTTTGTTCTAAAATGAGAATGGCAAAAATATATATTACAATATGCAAAAAACAAAAAGTCAAATGTAGAGGAGTCTTAAAAAACAGAGCGGGGGAATAAAAAAGAAAAAAGTCAAATGTAGATCGATCATTCAAGATATTGCAATGTGGAAAACTTATCATGAGATAATGTAGTAAATACTACGTTAGGTGCTTGTAGCTCTGCTGTATGGACTTTTCAGAAGCCATACAAGCATGTGAGCATATACTTATATTTCAAGACACAGTGTATGATGAATAATGATAAGAACAAAAGTTACAATGTTCACGCAGTAGAAGATGATAGATTCCAAAGCCCCTACTATTTAGCTGGATATATCCTTATATATAGCTATATGTGTCATACTCATTTATCATACGTGGTTATCTCCTATACAGTTCGTAAAACATACATTGTGCGACATTAAGAATATTTCTCTTTTATGAATACACACTCATTGATTTTGATATGTTACAATTGGATTTTAGTTGCCTGTGCTGTTTGGTCGGTTAAAAATTACTTAGCTTGCCCTTTGCCATATGTTTTGCCATATGTCTGTCGATCATTTTGTCTATATCGTGAATTTCTAGCTTCTGGATCTTGAGCCTTGAGGCTCCTTGTTTACCGAACCATAGCAATATGTCAGGATGTTATAGCTATGTGCTGGCGTATGGTATATGCTAATATTTTAAGTTCCCTTTTTGTTCTACTATCTTTCAGTAGCTAATGCATGTGAGGTTTGATGGAAGATGAGGTTGATATCGTGCCAGCTGGGCAGGGATCACTTCTCTACTGTCGTCTTAGATAAGGTTGCTGTTTTCGCTGGATGATATTATCATAAAAGTATGAGAGTTATTTCACCTGACAACAGGGGCTTGCATGAAATATTGCCATCGGTAGATTTGTTTTTGGCGGGAGGTATTACCAATTGCCCAGACTGGCAGGCGGAGGCGCTAGCTCTATTGAGCAATCAAGATATAACAGTGGCTAACCCGCGTCGTAAGAGGGCGCTGGCTTTTCAAGGCAAAGGGGCGACGCACCAGATAGAGTGGGAGTATGAGTACCTCAAGCGGGCGCGAGTGGTGTTGTTTTGGTTTCCGAAGGAATCCCTCTGCCCTATCGCGCTGTTCGAGTTGGGCAAGGAGCTTGAGAGCGGATCACGTGTGGTGATTGGTGTGCATCCAGAATATTCGCGACGATTTGATGTCATCACGCAGGTTCGCTGCTATGATCCTGAGTTTCCAGTGTATGATAAGCTTGCTGATGTGGTGGTGGCGGCTCAGCTGGCGCTTAATTATTAGGGTGATTACTTGATAAATAGAGGGTGTCGTTTTAGAAGTCAGGCTATATTGTTATCTGAAGTGTGCTGTGGTATGTTTATAAGCGGATTGGACAGTTAGCTTAGCTAATAATATCTAGGAAAATATCAATGGTTATAAAAAAGCTTGGACAAATACAACAAAAAGGGAGTAAGAATAAGGCCTCTAACAAGAAGCATAAGCGGGGATGGCTTATTTTTGGCGGAGTTGTCGTTACCCTTGCTGCTATAGGACATGTCAGCAACGTTATGGAGCAATCTCGTCTTGAGAAGGACAATATTCCTATCATTATTTCCAGTGTGGATGAAAACATTAATCTTGATTACCACACCGACAAGCGCGAAGTTTCTGCTAGAATATCAGGAGTCAGCTTACTTGCCAAGGTAAAGGTAGCTAACGGCAAAACTAGCATACACGGGCATAAAAATTC contains the following coding sequences:
- a CDS encoding glycoside hydrolase family 1 protein, which codes for MTETKRSNPSFPKRFLWGAAISAHQTEGGLNNQWTAWELENAKKLATQAPYSFGRTAMWSHVEKEATNPDNYVSGTAVEHYSRYEEDFQLLEQMGLNSFRFGIEWARVEPEEGAWDASVIDHYRTYLKRLKELEITPVVTLFHFTLPVWFAEKGGFEKRSNVAYFVRFVEKILDELGRDLEWIISINEPLVYVGESYFQGTWPPNQTKKLLGFKVLLNLIRAHKKVYQLACKNRRHKVSMAHNLSYIYAGDDAWVSRLSARVADYLVNQWIVRRVRKHSNFLAINYYFAQRFFGYRVHNSEKNPESDLGWDMQPDKLYELLVETYKKHQLPIFITENGLADTADKHRKWWLMETIRAMDRALKEDVKIIGYLHWSLLDNFEWDKGYWPKFGLAKVDRKTMERTLRASGKWYGMVVKRLRS
- a CDS encoding division/cell wall cluster transcriptional repressor MraZ codes for the protein MQVDYFERKLDDKRRLTMPAELREEFASGVVLTRGFGKYLHLYPRRVWDKEVESALQGSILDERIADLNVKFRRGKTASTLDQKQGRVTVEQHLLDYAGIDREIVAVRAGAYFRVMAADVADVD
- a CDS encoding ATP-dependent DNA helicase — its product is MDQELALAILMSGRSALLTGAAGTGKTHLLNTFIAQARDQGKKVSVTATTGLAATHLGGNTIHSWSGIGVSDHLANNFFDRLSKTRREVIMKTDVLVIDEISMLHDFRLDMVDRVLRGVRENDQPFGGIQLVMSGDFFQLPPINRPGEQGGGFVVYSEAWQELQPAVLYLQRQYRQNDEQLLEILTALRNDDIRRHHAEMLLARTEVELPDGDITELHTVNVDVDAINSQKLAELAGGERTYQQTTTGSKVYVENLQRSVLAPSELVLKLGALVMAVKNSPQKLYANGSIGTVVDFEPLTDYPIVEFRNGRQVTMLPDVWELRDGERKRASISQVPLRLAWAITVHKSQGMTLDAARIDLRKAFVEGMGYVALSRVRDLENLYLYGINRKALEVSPDALAIDEVLQRTSSEAANHYRPMLEEMKRKQSVPKKSGKKSQSGSWQQKIAKMRETYPKAYMPWEKADDDILKQEFLQGATIQQLSQKLGRHEGSIRMRLQKHFGEDTVA
- the rsmH gene encoding 16S rRNA (cytosine(1402)-N(4))-methyltransferase RsmH; the protein is MMSIKEHPPQPDLSNDAPVHVPVLLEETVRALAPRRGEAYLDLTAGYGGHAREILKRTDNYLNAVLVDRDSNAIRTLGDLTEKGVRLMHQDFASAARDLVKLGRKFDVILADLGVSSPQLDRAERGFSFRFDGPLDMRMDDTTEMTVADIINHASVDELVRLITLYGEETRSRAMHIAKAIVAHRPMTRTSELAELIERTVGRGGLKRHPATRTFQALRIEVNQELQQVEQVLPLLPQLLNPGGRVGIISFHSLEDRLVKRFFKEQSEAGYEAELMIPDKKLILGTTDVHNPRSRSAKLRWAVKT
- a CDS encoding Kiwa anti-phage protein KwaB-like domain-containing protein produces the protein MEEVRETTDIFLWANQTDAKKNDLQIELFLFNKNYTPYAMPLKGDVEQQLRPLFLFDYINQVTLGAGTGLSVRDYELSEAEENVLLRTDLAKVGRAETLIHLIEHERGDIVEFSETEHEFKRMKGVLARFTDPNDPERIFYTAKLIQQGQTLKSALAWEFSDGKFGAFKAEVGFKVPDDNQALIIGQDIFAFNPGKFERMFGYEYKKQVIADKKVAEIEKQYKLSFPEGLDLNALVKERKKTINKLQKLEIGEVKQEQVLDYADEMQLELMSDDNGAIIIMDGNDLDMFVNLINEDYIESKITGKRYEIKSKKLLGEPEGEPPRG